From one Ahaetulla prasina isolate Xishuangbanna chromosome 18, ASM2864084v1, whole genome shotgun sequence genomic stretch:
- the LOC131187208 gene encoding claudin-16-like encodes MAAALQLLCFFVALLSTVFLGAATWSDCWIVNADDSLEVSHKCQGLWRKCVTNVQDGIKTCDQYDSILAEHPMKIVVTRALLITSDMLSGCALVLLVGGLDCIKIFLDEPQMKRKMHSAAGLALGTGGVLGLVGSLWYAVNAYMERAAHVPPNVFLDVHQDFGWSCWLGLIGSAGNLAACVILSCCLHCSSPGAELGRKTRGALPALQRSTSKMYAVASRV; translated from the exons ATGGCGGCCGCTTTACAActgctgtgtttctttgtggctcTGCTCTCCACCGTGTTTCTGGGCGCAGCGACGTGGTCGGATTGCTGGATCGTGAATGCCGATGATAGCTTGGAG GTCAGCCACAAGTGCCAAGGCCTCTGGAGGAAATGCGTCACTAACGTCCAAGACGGCATTAAGACCTGCGACCAGTACGATTCCATTTTGGCCGAACATCCCA TGAAAATTGTGGTGACGAGGGCGTTGTTGATCACTTCTGACATGCTTTCGGGCTGTGCCCTGGTACTTTTGGTGGGAGGGCTTGACTGCATCAAAATCTTCCTGGATGAGCCTCAGATGAAACGGAAGATGCATTCTGCGGCTGGACTGGCCCTCGGGACCGGAG GTGTTTTGGGGTTGGTGGGCTCCCTCTGGTACGCCGTGAACGCCTACATGGAAAGGGCCGCCCACGTGCCCCCCAACGTCTTTCTGGACGTCCACCAAGACTTTGGGTGGTCTTGCTGGCTGGGATTGATCGGCTCGGCGGGAAACTTGGCGGCCTGCGTTATCCTGTCGTGTTGCCTCCATTGTTCCTCTCCAG GAGCTGAGCTGGGCAGGAAAACTCGCGGTGCCCTCCCGGCTTTGCAGAGATCGACGTCGAAGATGTACGCAGTGGCTTCCCGGGTCTGA
- the CLDN19 gene encoding claudin-19 has protein sequence MASAGLQLSGYFLALAGWVGAICASALPQWKHSSYAGDAIITAVGLYEGLWMSCAAQSTGQVQCKLHESLLSLDVHIQTSRALMVVSILLGFLGSIVSVIGMKCTKVGDHNPVAKSWIAVLGGVLFLLAGLCTAGAVSWYASRVTHDFFNPSTPLNAKYEFGPALFVGWSAASLLILGGSFLSCSCPKPEERRGQQYYRQSQPSTTAARELPVKRGNQCV, from the exons ATGGCCAGCGCGGGGCTGCAACTGAGCGGCTACTTCTTAGCGCTGGCCGGCTGGGTGGGCGCCATCTGCGCTTCGGCTCTGCCCCAGTGGAAGCACAGCTCCTACGCCGGGGACGCCATCATCACGGCCGTGGGGCTGTACGAGGGGCTATGGATGAGCTGCGCCGCCCAGAGCACCGGCCAGGTGCAATGCAAGCTCCACGAGTCGCTCCTCTCGCTGGACG TTCACATCCAAACGTCTCGGGCGCTGATGGTGGTCTCCATCCTCTTGGGCTTCCTGGGGTCGATTGTCAGCGTGATTGGCATGAAGTGTACCAAAGTGGGGGACCACAACCCCGTAGCCAAAAGCTGGATTGCGGTTTTAGGAGGCGTCCTTTTCCTCCTGGCTG GGCTGTGCACAGCCGGGGCCGTTTCGTGGTACGCATCCCGGGTGACCCACGACTTCTTCAACCCCAGCACCCCCCTGAATGCCAA GTACGAATTCGGACCCGCTCTCTTTGTGGGTTGGTCGGCCGCCAGTTTGCTGATCCTGGGGGGCAGCTTCCTCAGCTGCTCCTGCCCCAAACCGGAAGAAAGGAGGGGGCAGCAATATTACCGACAATCGCAACCTTCGACAACCGCCGCGAGAGA gCTGCCTGTAAAAAGGGGTAACCAATGCGTATAA